From the Candidatus Melainabacteria bacterium genome, one window contains:
- a CDS encoding ferrous iron transporter B: MKSTTQKKQSHIVLTGNPNVGKSVFFNYLSSLYVDVSNYPGTTIEITSAELNKNNKNILIKDTPGIYGVSSFNDEEKVARDEILFADLIINVVSAISLERDLFLTKQLIDMGKPMIVAINQMDEAKAIGLEINIKKLSKILGLPVYPTVAITGEGMEEVKKAILTSFDNGDKEEKFGKVDPVLKSALTELLPQVSNQAEALLLLEGDLVIAERHKIKPRNQRNEIYSQRRKDVNEIVLKVISTKSKEERLISRFSNLLINPLWGTIVAALIGFLFLYQFLGIWIGRDVVDLTEKKVMNTYYEPFIKETTGLFFPVEVKVKDKIFSFPYGFLVDKEKYNQLKKIRNKEYFFGSSDYIEHRTQSSKLPNNIYSAIGIILSGKYGILTLTVTYLIGLLLPLVIAFYAALAILEDSGYLPRLAVLVDGLLTRIGMNGRAIIPLVLGLGCVTMATVTTRLLSTRREKLIATIILGFAIPCSAQLGVIQTLLAKSSGIKGWLIWLSVISLVLMITGYVMNKFLPGKSTPLLIDLPPLRFPRLKNIFYKTKTKVQFFMTEAIPPFFLAAFIVSVMQVIGLLNKIILFLEPISINLLRLPKEVSISFILGMVRRDFGAFGLTELPMTSTQITVASVVLTLFVPCIATVSVMAKEQNWKVALGVWLSSIVLAISVGSILARML, from the coding sequence AAAAGAAACAATCTCACATAGTACTTACAGGAAACCCTAATGTTGGGAAATCAGTATTTTTTAATTACTTAAGTAGTCTATATGTTGATGTAAGTAATTATCCAGGAACGACTATAGAAATTACAAGTGCTGAGTTAAATAAAAACAACAAAAATATATTAATAAAAGACACTCCTGGAATTTATGGAGTAAGCAGTTTTAATGATGAAGAAAAAGTAGCTAGGGATGAAATTTTATTTGCAGATTTAATTATAAATGTTGTCTCTGCAATTAGTCTGGAAAGAGATTTGTTTTTAACAAAGCAGTTAATCGATATGGGCAAACCAATGATTGTAGCAATTAACCAAATGGATGAAGCCAAAGCAATAGGTTTAGAAATTAATATTAAAAAGTTAAGTAAGATTCTTGGACTACCTGTTTATCCAACAGTTGCAATAACTGGAGAAGGAATGGAAGAAGTTAAAAAAGCTATTTTAACTTCTTTTGATAACGGAGATAAAGAAGAAAAATTTGGCAAAGTTGATCCTGTATTAAAAAGTGCATTAACTGAATTATTACCACAAGTTAGTAATCAAGCAGAAGCATTGCTCTTACTTGAAGGAGATTTAGTAATTGCTGAACGCCATAAAATTAAACCAAGAAACCAAAGAAATGAAATTTATAGCCAAAGGAGAAAAGATGTAAATGAAATTGTTTTAAAGGTAATCTCTACTAAGAGTAAAGAAGAAAGATTAATAAGTAGGTTTTCCAATCTTTTAATAAATCCGTTATGGGGAACTATAGTTGCAGCACTAATAGGATTTTTATTCTTATATCAATTTCTTGGAATCTGGATTGGTAGAGATGTTGTAGATTTAACTGAAAAAAAAGTTATGAACACATACTATGAACCATTTATAAAGGAAACAACTGGTTTATTTTTTCCAGTTGAGGTTAAAGTTAAAGATAAAATATTTAGTTTTCCATATGGATTTCTTGTTGACAAAGAAAAATATAATCAGCTAAAAAAAATAAGAAATAAAGAATATTTTTTTGGATCAAGTGATTATATAGAACATAGAACTCAAAGCTCAAAGCTCCCCAATAATATTTACAGTGCAATTGGAATAATCTTATCAGGTAAGTATGGCATCCTTACGCTGACTGTAACTTATTTAATTGGTTTATTACTTCCTTTAGTTATTGCATTTTATGCTGCACTTGCAATTTTAGAAGACAGTGGATATTTACCTCGCCTGGCTGTATTAGTTGATGGACTATTAACAAGAATTGGTATGAATGGAAGAGCAATCATTCCACTTGTTTTAGGACTTGGTTGTGTAACAATGGCAACAGTTACAACAAGACTTTTATCAACAAGACGTGAAAAATTAATAGCAACAATAATATTAGGCTTTGCAATACCATGTTCTGCACAACTTGGTGTAATTCAAACTCTCTTAGCTAAGAGTAGCGGAATTAAAGGTTGGTTAATTTGGCTATCAGTAATTAGTCTTGTTTTAATGATAACCGGATATGTGATGAACAAATTTTTACCAGGAAAATCAACTCCTCTTTTAATTGATTTACCTCCTTTAAGATTTCCTAGGCTTAAAAATATTTTTTACAAAACAAAAACCAAGGTTCAATTTTTTATGACTGAAGCAATACCACCATTTTTCCTGGCTGCCTTTATTGTTTCAGTTATGCAAGTCATAGGACTTTTAAATAAGATTATTTTATTTCTTGAACCAATATCAATAAACCTTTTACGCCTTCCTAAAGAAGTTTCAATCTCGTTTATCCTTGGTATGGTAAGAAGAGACTTTGGTGCATTTGGATTAACTGAACTACCTATGACTAGCACTCAAATTA